The sequence below is a genomic window from Chaetodon trifascialis isolate fChaTrf1 chromosome 18, fChaTrf1.hap1, whole genome shotgun sequence.
acCAACTGAGGTTAAAGTAgaatttcacacattttaacactccAGTAAGCAATATTGCGGTTCTAAAATTGAAATGACGTGCTCAGTTGTATTTTGTTACTCATCTGGAAATCATTCGTGACATTTTGTCAGTTTCTGGGCCTCATAAAATCAAGAACAGAAAAATTGGAAAAACAAGTAATGTTGGTTATTTTGCATGTGAGTTAGTTGCAACTAAGTTAgttgttacatttttttaatggtgACTTTTCCCCTTTTTTGGCAAAGCTACTATATGTGATAATAAAGATCAGCACCATAGTCAGTTCAAACATGTATTATCCACATACCTTCTGCATTTCCCATACTTACTCATTCTGCAGTTTGTGTTAAAGAAATCATAATGTGTACTGTTATTTGCTGATTCTCTACTTTATAATGTAAACACTATGTCTTAGTTAACTCTGGTGTACAAAGACCATGTGTAGGCTGTAGTTGTCAAGTTCAGCTATATTAAAATACTAAAAACCGTTCAAGGACGATAGTGTCTAGAGGTGCTAATAACATTAGactgtattttctgtcttttattgtattattgacTAGTGTTTACTGTCTGTAACACAGCAGAGCGTAatgaaatcatttcaatatTAAACCGTATAGATCTATTATTGCAAATGgacatgtgtgctgtgtttttgtttctgagCGGAGaagctgaaagtgttttttggCTCTGTCATGTTTCAGTCATGCTGCTCTGAAGGCACCTACCTACATTATGACTTTGCTGCCATCTGTTGGGAAACCACTTCTAGCCAACGCACTTTCCATCATTGTCAAGACGGTTTCTGTTAAACACGTTTTATTCCAGTCAGTGCAAAAGATTTCAACAGCCCACAGATTGCTTGCAGTTTTACAATCTCAGAGATTAaaatcactgaaacacacacatataaaaatgTCTTCAATCAAAAAAGACTGTCCATGATGTTAAGCCAGAATTAGCTATATAATTAGCTCCTATAGCATATTgtaaaataacaacaaacaccAATCACATTAAGCTGATTCTTAACGTTTGTACTGATGTTACATGTCAGCTTTACATCCTTGGACTTCTAACAAGCTGTTTCTGTTAATGAAGCAGAAACTGGAGGGAGTTTTACATCTTGGTGAGACGCAGGGTGTTGAGGCGGACCCCCAGGACGGTGGCCCCTGAGGCGTATTTGATCTCTCTGAGGATCCCattccacttcctctctgtctcatcatACCTGAGGAGGTCAACAGACTTTGGTCACTGGGGAGGTAAAACCTGGACACacgctgattttttttccttttttctttacagAGTAAATGTTTACTTACAGATTCTCAGTTACtttagaataaaaatgaaacttcTTGTTTTACTTTCCCTTAGCATGCAGTCCTGTGTGACCTTAGGGTGACTTTGTCTTATAGATAATAGCCCTAATagctaaaaagaaaacaccaggAGCGCTGTGGGTCACtgtgtgaatgaaaagaaatggtCAGTTATTATGATCCACCTCCAGATGTCGTTCATCTCTTTGGGAATGATCTCGTCACTGTCCTCCAAAGGCATCATGGCAAAACCTCCTACAGCGTACAGCAAGCCAGCCAGAGACACCAGGTTCATAGAGCTACGCTCCTGGGGGAACGCTCCAAAGTCTGACCACCTGAAAattgtaaatacacacacacacacacacacacacacacacacacacacacacacacacacacacaaactgtgattGGGAGATAATTTTGGTATGTCTCAAACATTTTTAAGGTGAACTTTCCTCAAGATAAAAACAGATATAATACGAAGTTCTTAATGTGAGACTGTGCTACCAAATTGCTGTTTCATTCACCAACAGAGATCAAAAAATGCCATAACTGAGTAAACTAAACAAtatttcttctgtggtttcctCTTCTGCGTACAAAACAGTacaattgtaattgtaattgtgagGGTCCATTGAGTCCGGCCTCAGGCCTCCAACTGCTTGTGGCACCCACATTCGCTTTTGTCCGCTTTTTTCTCTGATTTGGAGGAACTCACTTGTTGGCAGCGATGTCGTACACCTCCATAGAGTCCGTCAGCCCCGAGTCAGTGACCCCTCCTGCCACGTAGATTTTGTCCTTATGAACGGTGGCGCCGAACAAAGAGCGTGCAGTCTTCATGGGTGCAAGCTCCTTCCATTCAAATCTCTTGGCGTCAAACGCGCACATCTTCCTCAGACAGCTCCTTTTTACAAGAGACACGGAGAACATAGTGACGCAGCCCTTCCCTCAAAGTCTCTTTATTTGActtctctgtgttttgcttGATTAAAGAATAAAGCCTTCATACCTGCTGATATATTGATCACACGTAATACTCACTTGTCGTCTCCCTTCCCTCCAATAACATAAAAGACGTCATTGTGAGATATGGTTGCATGTGCGTAGACGGGGTAAGGAATTGGCTCTGATTCACACCATTTAAAAGATCTGTAAATGACCACAGGAAAGGTGTAAATTAATGAGGATTCAGTCCTGAGGTCAGCACTTCAATCATTAATATTAACTTGTACTCACGGTCTGTCATAGACCAAAACAGAGTCCAGCGTGTGCTCCTGCTCCTTCAGTTCCCTCCCTCCCACCACAAAGATGGAGTTCTCAGCCTCGGCCAGCCCAAACAGGAAGCGGGCAGACGGGAGGGGAGGCAtccccagccaatcagcagtgaCCGGGTCATACTAAGGTCAAACATTTGTGAATGGGTTACGTTTACACCACCTGAAGTACACATACTGTAGCACATGCAGGCAGGCACAACATGCAATTTCTCCTTGTGTAGCTACATTTGTAAGTATGGGAAAATCATCTTTTCCACCCTATGATACATCCAGTAGATATATTCTGATTCGGCTTGTTCCAGCTCTTCATTGAAGTTGTATAATGTTTGCAGTGAGTGAACTATTTAAACCGCATTTTCCCAGAATCCATCCAAATAAAGTTTTGTGGGTTTAAACACCATTTGGCTGCGTGGCATGCATTTCTATAGAGCCAGCCTCCAGTGGGACTGGGTTATAAAAGGTTTAGCACAATTAATGATCATCTGTCAGCAGTGGGGGCATCATGTGTTACTTCTAAGCAATAAAGGTGAAACATATCTTCAAAGAATTAAATGTAAGAACAGGCTGAGCTGAGATCAGTGTCTGTTATTGTGATCTTCGATCAAAGCTGCCCTACCTGTAGGAAATAAGAGCACAGTGGATCTTCTTTGTTCTGTTCATCAAAGAAAAATCCTCCAGCCACAAAGATCTGGTTCTCCTTGGTGACCAGGCTGATGTGGTTCTTGGGAACCTGTGTGGAGAGAGATGCTACGAAGCAGTCGTTCTCTGTCGGATCGTAGGCCACAGCGCCCGTGTCGTTCACCATCAGTATCAAGTTCCTGGCGAACATGCCAAATCGCAGGTTGTCATTCAGGATGCCTGGGAGGAGACCTTCTTCCTCTTTATCCTCATTCTCTCCATCATTCTCTCCCCCAGCGTCCTCCTTCttggttttgctttttttaacctCCGGCATTTTCCCGGCCTGAGCGTCCCTGACCAGCTGGAGTTTCTGCTGCAACTCAGGATTCGACGAGATCAGTTTGTGTTTCTCCACCTTTTCCTTTAGGTAATCCTCGCTGAGCAGACGCAAACGAACGCAATCCAGCAAACCTGgcagctctttctctctgctctctgtgtcccGGGACACCCAGTTCATCAAAGCCTCGAACAccgcctcctctgtctccacgCTCAGATTGTCATTCGCTAAAATGGCTGCCAGCTCATtgggcagcagctggaggaagtcCTCATCTCTGGAGATGAGCTGGAAGCGCTCGCAGGCGAAGTTGCGAGCGGAGACCGCCAACCTGGGACAGTCCAGCATCAGGCCGAGCCTGAAGATAGCCAGGCAGTTGCTGAGGCTCAGGCGCTTTTGTAGGAAAGACACGCACACTGTGAAAATTGAAGGTATCTGGTACATGTTAGCCACTGCGAAGATGTCCTGGACGTTCTGCTCTGTCACGTTGATTTTGGAGGTGTACAGGTACTTGAGGATCAGCCCCATGACGCCCGGCTCCACGTCCTCCAAGAcgatctctctctttttgctctCCTCCAGGTCAGACAGAAGGATGGAGCGGAAGTAGGAGCTGCAGGCGCACAGGACCAGCCGGTGGCAGGGGAACTCCTTGTCTTTGATCTTCAGCACACAGTCGACCAGCTTGTCATTCTCCAGCAGGTCGCACAGACCGTCCTGGAGCAGCGTCTGCTGGTACACCCTGGGTTCATCCACGGGGTTTATCGGGAGAGCCATCGGGGGAGTCTGAAGAGCCTTTCAGGGGcttcaaatcaaattaaagtGAATCTTCTGTATAGCAGAGTGGTTCTAGTTTCTAGCCTGGAAAGAGGATTCAGAGGCACAGACAGTCTGCTGTTAGCCCACACCAGCTGAACACCGGGACGGCCCACTTCCTCAGCTGTCCTGACCCCTCAACTGAGCTCCAACTGGCAGGTTATTTATAGTCCAGGTGCTCGTTGTGGAGCTATGGACTTCATTCTGGAACATGAAACGCAATATCCACGCTTCAAACCCCACCCCTACCCACTCCCCAGGAACATCCACCCACtctcagacagctgacacaCGGCTTCATGGGAAAAATGTCCATCCTGAGTCATGTGGGTAGCTGGAGAAGGTGTAAGAGGCTGCCCCCTGGGGTCTCTGTGACTGAGTCATTATAGCAACAGTGTCACTGTCAATTCCTACATTTACATGATGTTCGCACTGTATTATCGAacaccacaccacacaccacCTGCGTGTCAGTTGACATTATCTTCTTCAACAGGGGCAATTTTCTAATTCAGGGTCTGAATTAAAGCTTGAGTAGGTATTTGATATAGTTGTTGAAAATCTCTTTACATTCCgacagcaatcaataaatcaaatgttttgAAATCTGGTATCTGTGGCTGTTGCAGGCCTGTAATTAATCCAGTCATTTCACTCGGCCAAAGGCATGACCAGCCTTTATTTGAGGGAGTGACTTTGGAGGGAGGGGATGTGATTTTTCAGCTGTATACTTTCCAAATTTAGCTTACTCTTCCTGGTTTCGCCAGTGTTACTAAACATCTTTAAAGACTTAGTCTGGTGATAGTCTATATCTATTTTCTTATTTCTAACATATTCTGTTAACAGACCAAAATGAACTGCATTGTTGATACCTTTCCTTTCTATGCTACCAAAGTCTGATCTGTCCTCTCCCTTTGTGCCACAGACCTTCATCGCTGTGCAAAAactgagccacactgttgcaccgGGTGATTACCATGAacatgggcactgtagtttatctttctgctgctgcaaaccAGCACAGTGAGCACACCAATTGTATATTCATCCACAGCATAAATAGTccctaaaaaaacacaaattacttCTTCCATTTTAGCTAAAAAATACACAGCAGgactgttttaggaaattattgTTATAAATTATTTGTAGGTATGTTTTTACAATACGTTTCCATACAAGAGGTTTGACACAGCACAGTTTTtgttaaattaattaaattgaGAGATTTTATTTCGGTGTTTTTATCTGTTGTCAAGGTCTGGCCTTATGTACTGTAAAGAGTCAACGCTATAAGCTGTAGCTTCGGCCGACACCTTTTTCAAACTGCAGAATTTCTTGTTTGTGAATTTTCATTTGCTATTATTACATTAATGAACCCTTAAAAACTAAAAAGTTTCATTGCGTGCTAATAAGAGGCACAGAGACGTCAAACTATTTTTGTGACACTGCTCAGGTCCAGGTAGTGATTCACCACAGGTCTGACCAAAGCTGTTCCACTGGTCAGGGTTAAAAGAGTTTCCAGTGTGGAGGCATCAAACAGGAATAAAGCTGCTAGCTGCTGATGTAACGTGACAGAAATACCTCACAGCCCTAATGACAGGACTCAACACTGACTCACAGACTGTAAAAAGACCCTTTCACTAGTCCATATTTCAAACGGCTCCGTCAGGAAGGAAACAAGACACAAAACGTGACACTTTGAACAAATCTTTGcagttcattttctgcattaatGACAAAGGTTTCAGAAAAATTCAATTTAGTCTTGACTTTTCTAGTGTTAGTACACAGAATGTTATTACTATAACTTCAGTGGTGTACTGTACATTATTTGAGTCGATGTCTTTCATTAAGCTCTATGTTTCCCTCTTTGGTctaaacacagtgaaatgatgGTTAGTTTATTTACAGTTAATGCTGTTTTCTACGTCAGCATCCATTCACCATTCATGGAAATATTACTTTTGGCTGCGTGCATCCTTCACTATTAGCATCTACTCTGCTTTTTCCTTGCTGGGATCTACGACCGGCTgagcggcggcagcagcggcggcggcaggAGCAGTGGCAGTAGCGGTTGGAGCTGCAGCACCGGTCGGGCTGGCGGTGGCATTgggagggggagcaggaggaagaggatcagGATCATCGATAAGggcctgcctcctctctctctccttaaTCATTTGAATCAGGCAGTAGGTCACAAACATGACGATGATGGTGGTTATAGGGAAGCCTGAAAGGTAAGAAAGATTTATTTGTTAATGGAAATGGTCAAAAACTGAAACTCTTcaacttcaaaaacacaaaatcaccttTGAGAAGCAGCCGTTTGGCGACCAACTTGGCAAAGTCCAAACTGTTCAAGGACAGGATGTTGTACAACACAATGCACCAGAAGTTGAAAGTGTTGAAGACGGCTCTGATCCGGCGGGACGTTGCTTCTGACATGGCTGtctgcaaataaaacattacaaatatacaaaaagcattttgtgacagctgaaatgtaacaGACAGCCTCCACTAGCAAACCTCAAAGGAAGCAAAAGGCTCCATGGAGAAGAACATGGCGGTCCACAGCTCAAAGTTGAGGCCGAAACAGTTGAAGAAAGCCCAGACCAGCACCACCTCGCAGGGTCCCAGCCACAGGATGGTGACGCCGAAGGTGCACAGCGTAgccaccagctcctccaccacaTTCTGATGTTTTCCACCCAGGTGGTCGTACACATACCTGCGGACAATCGGTGGCATAAGAACGTCTAAATATGTTAATAAGACTTCAGTAGAATTGACTGATCCTTCTGAGACACTCACTTGCACAGCCACTCGTTGATCCCTCTGTCAAAATGGCTGCgacaggagaaaagaaaacaagagcagGTTTACTTTTACACATTTCTACACTCAGTATAACGAGCCAAGTGCGATCAAGCTGTGTAAACTCACGTTTCAGCAAACACGTAGAGCAGAGTGATGCATTTTGGTGGTTTGGGAGGGTCCAGGTGATCCAGTCTGGACACTGTGTTGATGACTCCAAACATGATTGCAGCTTTTACCCAGTCATACACCAGGTTAAAGTAAGCTAGGCCCACTGGAAACAATGCAATCACGTTAGTTACGCAGTCAATGTActgtcattttaattcatttaacaCACTGGAACTGGAATAAATACAGTCACTATCCTAATGACAGCATTACAAACAGTCAAAGCATTAATGTAGGTTAGCTGGCAGGGACCTAGAGCCCAGTCGGAGAGGtgcttcagcagcttcatgtcGGTGGGGATGGTGAGGATGTACATGAAATGGAAGAGGACGCCCACTACAATGATGACTCCCAGGTGAATCAGGGCCTGCAGGCTGATGTTCCACAGCTCCCACTCTTTTCTGGTCAGGTCTGACTTGTtggcctgcagggggcagcagacaCATTGTTATGCTCCAGAGAACCCTCTGATGTACAAGGGCTTGAGTTGTACTTGTGTATTTACTTTTCTTGCCACTTTTTGCATGTACTCAACTATATTTCAGaaggaaatgtactttttactccacttcAATTACCTGACAGCTTTATTGACTCTAAAACgttcaaataaaatatgatgtgtttttttttttatattaaacCACAAAACAATCAATTGATGGAGGAAAATATTCAGCATATTAATCTGtaagaaaaataatcattagttgcaacAGTTCCATCTCAACCAACCACAAAGTAAAATCCTGCTATTACATTAATACAATATAGaattttacttgtaacagagtatttttaaaGAGTAGAGTTAGTACTCCACCACTGCTTTCTAAACTGTCTCCTTTATTGGAAAGAGAAAACATCCAACTGATTCCCAGATCCTTAAAATAATATTCATGCACTGTCACTCACAAAATTcaatttatttcttcttttttctgtgaaTTACTGGATGATTTTACCTCCACAGGGAGTTACTCTTTGATTGGCCTGGTCACAACCCACAGACATTATGCAAACAGTGGCCATGGATATTGCAGATATCGCTTTATGCTAAGGGGGAAGAAATTCTGAAGACATCACCATCTAAGGCATTAATCTAACAAGGTCCAACGAAGCCTGAGCTGCTGGATTCAGGCTGGGATAAAAACCTAATTCAACTTACTTGAACATAAAACTTATCAAAGGTCATGATGGGCCCGAAATAGAAGAAGGGGAGGTAGAAGTTGTACTTGAGCAGCTCCAGGATGTTGTAGTTTCCATCTTTCCTCTCGCAGTTCTCCAGAGCAAAGCTCATACAGCGCATTATAGTAAAGCCACAACCTCCATAGAAGAGAACATGACGCAGCTCAAAGTCCCCCTCCACAAAACCCCCCTGTGTGGGCACAATAAAGCACAAATGAGGAATAAAGATTCAGGAAATAATCCCACTGAAACTCATAACTTCTGTAATGTAACTTCTGTAAAGTTTACCTGCCAGGACACGAACGGTTCACACCTGAACATAGCGAGGGTGCAAAGGCCCGTGACGAAGCAAAGCCAGCGGATTTTCACTAAGGAGATGCTGTAGAGCAGGATACAGTGGGACAGGATGAGGGTGACGTAGGTCCAGCCCATGCTGGTCCACACGGCCAGCAGCCCGTACACCAGGTACACCAAGGACCTGTACTGTGGGCCAGAAATAAAGTGTAAAGTAAAGGAGTTATTCTTACTACAGTAGGgccactttttaaaaaacagtcaaCATAATTAAAGCTGATATTTTCTCTAAAAGTCATAATGCTGCAGATAATAACATCTCATTACAGTCAGCCAATAACAAGGAAACAGTGTTTTAGTCTGACAAACTCACGcaacatttgcacaaagtgACGATCAACACTTTATGACAGACTTTACCCTGAGACTCTGCTGACACACAACATGTGGCCTAGTGCTGTTAACAAACCAAACTGAGAGAAGAGCTCTCGCTAAAAATAGAGCCACATTTCTATTTGTTCTCTCCTTCATTCTTCTTCTACCGTCATCCCTCCCTCTGACTCTCACTCCATCTTTTCCCCCTCACCTGGTGCCGCTCGTCAGCTGCTGTTTAGCTAATGATATAAAAAGCTCCTGTGCAATGTTGCAAAAATAAATTGCGACAAAGAGGATTTCAAATGTCAAGTATTTGGAATAACACAACGCAGAGGGAGATGAACCCCACTTCATTCCACAGTGGCTCAGTGTTTCGCTCAGGTCATTAAATCTGTAATTCCATCCTTTACTAcgttcctcctcctgcagcagctcgcTCAGCTAATCAATGCATCGGTCAGTAGAAGCACCTGTGGAGCCAGCATGGAGCAGATCTTAGCGAACAGCACATGGCCAGAGAGAGCAAACAGGATGTGCTCCCTGAAGGTGGAAAACCACATCATCCACTCAAAATCAGCCGTATCCTGGAGataaatgagaaagaaaaaaaaaattacaacatTTTTACTTGAATGACAAATGATAAACTCTAAATGTTCTCTCACCATTTTCCTCCCAAAGTAGTAAAATCCCGGCCTCACGCTGGTTTTGAAcgtctttctgtttgtgctggctggaaatagaaaaaatactgaaatttgATGCCAAactgcaacacaaaacatatGAGAACATACATTTCCATTTCTGCCTCTTGATATAATGTTTTCCtttgctttatttcctttttcttgtcCTTAACTGCAGATGTGAAACTTTTGTTAAAGTGACTCCCAGTAAACACAGAGCCAACACAGGACCTATTTTCCTTTTGCTCTGTGGTATTAATACTGACAGCTGATCTCTGCGTGGTCTGCATAGCTCCAACTCTTCGCCCTCACACAGCGATGCCGCCTCTATATGCATCCTGCACATTGTGTTGTTCTGTATGTGACTAAAGTTACAGCTCACGCCTCAACATCAGGCTCACAGTCCAGCCTCATTTTCTGTCTAAACTACTGCAAAGgtttctttaaaaacacttcagaagTTCGGTtcatgcgtgtgtttgtgtttgcacatcTGCATGAGAATATGTGTGTAATTCATTACAGCTGTGTTTGAGCAGCCTTTTGATGCACTTGTTATCTTTAAATTTACTTTCATTCACACAGATGTTAAAGCACATTACGGTC
It includes:
- the klhl40b gene encoding kelch-like protein 40b; protein product: MALPINPVDEPRVYQQTLLQDGLCDLLENDKLVDCVLKIKDKEFPCHRLVLCACSSYFRSILLSDLEESKKREIVLEDVEPGVMGLILKYLYTSKINVTEQNVQDIFAVANMYQIPSIFTVCVSFLQKRLSLSNCLAIFRLGLMLDCPRLAVSARNFACERFQLISRDEDFLQLLPNELAAILANDNLSVETEEAVFEALMNWVSRDTESREKELPGLLDCVRLRLLSEDYLKEKVEKHKLISSNPELQQKLQLVRDAQAGKMPEVKKSKTKKEDAGGENDGENEDKEEEGLLPGILNDNLRFGMFARNLILMVNDTGAVAYDPTENDCFVASLSTQVPKNHISLVTKENQIFVAGGFFFDEQNKEDPLCSYFLQYDPVTADWLGMPPLPSARFLFGLAEAENSIFVVGGRELKEQEHTLDSVLVYDRPSFKWCESEPIPYPVYAHATISHNDVFYVIGGKGDDKSCLRKMCAFDAKRFEWKELAPMKTARSLFGATVHKDKIYVAGGVTDSGLTDSMEVYDIAANKWSDFGAFPQERSSMNLVSLAGLLYAVGGFAMMPLEDSDEIIPKEMNDIWRYDETERKWNGILREIKYASGATVLGVRLNTLRLTKM
- the hhatlb gene encoding hedgehog acyltransferase like, b, yielding MHSRGASGAPVCATMGLKAALPKYEIYFYNTVLCLAMFWAASWIFEVSSSSTNRKTFKTSVRPGFYYFGRKMDTADFEWMMWFSTFREHILFALSGHVLFAKICSMLAPQYRSLVYLVYGLLAVWTSMGWTYVTLILSHCILLYSISLVKIRWLCFVTGLCTLAMFRCEPFVSWQGGFVEGDFELRHVLFYGGCGFTIMRCMSFALENCERKDGNYNILELLKYNFYLPFFYFGPIMTFDKFYVQANKSDLTRKEWELWNISLQALIHLGVIIVVGVLFHFMYILTIPTDMKLLKHLSDWALVGLAYFNLVYDWVKAAIMFGVINTVSRLDHLDPPKPPKCITLLYVFAETHFDRGINEWLCKYVYDHLGGKHQNVVEELVATLCTFGVTILWLGPCEVVLVWAFFNCFGLNFELWTAMFFSMEPFASFETAMSEATSRRIRAVFNTFNFWCIVLYNILSLNSLDFAKLVAKRLLLKGFPITTIIVMFVTYCLIQMIKERERRQALIDDPDPLPPAPPPNATASPTGAAAPTATATAPAAAAAAAAQPVVDPSKEKAE